The Paenibacillus swuensis genome contains the following window.
TGTGTAAGACCTTGTGATTTGGAATTGGCCGTATCCATGTGTGAAGGAACGGAGACACAAGTATGTGTGGTGCTTGGCTTCCCCCACGGAACCGGCTTATCCGCTGTAAAAGCGCTTGAGGCTGAACTCTACGCGAATCAGGGCGCTCATGAAATCGATATGGTCATCAATTACGGACAGGTCCGGTCAGGGCTTTGGGATTTCGTGGAGAGTGATGTGCGGGCGGTTTCGGATGTTACGCGGGCAAGAGGCCTTGTGCTCAAAGTGATTCTGGAAACCGCTGTGTTGACGCCGGCTGAAATTCTTACGGCAACTGAACTTTGTGCCGCGAGCGGGGCGGATTATGTGAAAACTTCTACCGGATTTAACGGGGGAGGGGCTACAGAAGAAGCCATCAATCTCATGTTGAAAGCTTCTCGCGGCAGGATTAAGGTGAAAGCCTCCGGTGGAATTCGCGATGCGGAGACGGCGTCCAAATATATTGAACTGGGCTGTGAACGGCTTGGTGTGAACT
Protein-coding sequences here:
- the deoC gene encoding deoxyribose-phosphate aldolase, which gives rise to MNRYLDHAVLKPEMTFSKAREAIQSGIDHKVKTVCVRPCDLELAVSMCEGTETQVCVVLGFPHGTGLSAVKALEAELYANQGAHEIDMVINYGQVRSGLWDFVESDVRAVSDVTRARGLVLKVILETAVLTPAEILTATELCAASGADYVKTSTGFNGGGATEEAINLMLKASRGRIKVKASGGIRDAETASKYIELGCERLGVNYTSTPAICGRESSAATTCDGEASAKETSGGEAFAETGDGEACVTVTCGEDASAAAAVSTPKSSEY